One genomic window of Solanum dulcamara chromosome 12, daSolDulc1.2, whole genome shotgun sequence includes the following:
- the LOC129876165 gene encoding FT-interacting protein 3-like, giving the protein MQRPPQEDFSLKETKPHLGGGRVTGDKLTSTYDLVEQMQYLYVRVVKAKDLPGKDATGSLDPYVEVRLGNYKGTTHHFEKKSNPEWNQVFAFSKERIQASVLEVNVKDKDFMKDDFVGRVMFDLNEIPKRVPPDSPLAPQWYRLEERSGNKVRGELMLAVWMGTQADEAFPESWHSDAATVSGADALANIRSKVYLSPKLWYLRVNVIEAQDLIPGDRSRFPEVYVKAILGNQALRTRVSMSKTINPMWNEDLMFVAAEPFEEPLILSVEDRIAPNKDEVLGICVVPLQHIDRRLDHRPINSKWHNLEKHMIVEGEKKKEIKFASRIHLRLYLEGGYHVLDESTHYSSDLRPTAKQLWKYSIGVLELGILNAHGLSPMKAKDNRATTDAYCVAKYGQKWVRTRTIIDSFAPKWNEQYTWEVFDPCTVITIGVFDNCHLHGGDKPGGARDSKIGKVRIRLSTLETDRVYTHSYPLLVLHPTGVKKMGEIHLAVRFTCSSLMNMMHMYSQPLLPKMHYIHPLTVTQLDSLRHQATQIVSMRLSRAEPPLRKEIVEYMLDVGSHMWSMRRSKANFFRIMGVLGGLIAIGRWFDQICHWKNPITTVLIHILFLILVLYPELILPTIFLYLFLIGVWYYRWRPRNPPHMDTRLSYADIAHPDELDEEFDTFPTSRPPDVVRMRYDRLRSIAGRIQTVVGDLATQGERLQSLLSWRDPRATALFVIFCLIAAIVLYVTPFQVVALLTGFYVLRHPRFRHKLPSAPLNFFRRLPARTDCML; this is encoded by the coding sequence ATGCAGAGACCACCTCAAGAAGATTTTTCACTTAAGgagaccaaaccccaccttgGTGGAGGAAGGGTCACGGGTGATAAGCTTACGAGCACCTATGACTTGGTTGAGCAAATGCAGTATCTTTATGTCCGGGTGGTGAAAGCAAAGGATTTACCGGGGAAGGATGCTACAGGTAGTCTTGATCCTTATGTTGAGGTTAGGCTTGGAAACTATAAGGGTACAACTCATCATTTTGAGAAGAAATCGAATCCTGAATGGAATCAGGTGTTTGCTTTTTCCAAGGAAAGGATTCAGGCTTCCGTGCTTGAGGTGAACGTGAAAgataaagattttatgaaggATGATTTTGTTGGTCGCGTTATGTTTGATTTGAATGAGATCCCAAAAAGGGTCCCCCCAGATAGTCCTCTTGCTCCACAGTGGTATAGGTTGGAGGAAAGAAGTGGTAACAAAGTTAGAGGAGAGTTGATGTTGGCTGTTTGGATGGGTACTCAAGCTGATGAAGCCTTTCCAGAATCTTGGCATTCGGATGCGGCCACTGTTAGTGGTGCTGATGCTCTTGCGAATATAAGGTCTAAGGTGTATCTCTCACCAAAGCTGTGGTATCTTAGAGTTAATGTGATTGAAGCTCAGGACTTGATTCCCGGTGACAGAAGTAGGTTTCCAGAAGTTTACGTGAAGGCCATCCTCGGAAATCAGGCATTGAGAACCAGAGTTTCCATGAGTAAGACTATTAATCCCATGTGGAATGAGGATCTGATGTTTGTAGCAGCAGAACCATTTGAGGAGCCATTAATTTTGAGTGTGGAAGATAGAATTGCACCAAACAAGGATGAAGTTCTTGGAATATGTGTTGTTCCTTTGCAGCATATTGATAGGAGGTTGGACCACAGACCTATTAACAGTAAGTGGCATAATCTTGAAAAGCACATGATTGTTGAGGgagaaaagaagaaggaaatCAAGTTTGCAAGCAGGATTCACTTGAGGCTATATTTGGAAGGAGGGTACCATGTGCTGGATGAATCAACACACTACAGCAGTGATCTTAGACCAACTGCGAAGCAGTTGTGGAAGTACAGCATAGGTGTCCTAGAATTGGGTATTCTGAATGCTCATGGCCTTTCACCGATGAAAGCCAAGGATAATCGGGCAACGACAGatgcctattgtgttgccaaatATGGGCAGAAGTGGGTCCGAACGAGGACCATTATAGATAGCTTTGCTCCCAAGTGGAATGAGCAATACACTTGGGAAGTATTTGATCCCTGCACTGTCATAACTATTGGTGTATTTGATAATTGTCATCTGCATGGAGGAGATAAACCTGGAGGGGCTAGGGACTCGAAGATTGGAAAGGTCAGGATCCGTCTTTCAACTCTCGAAACAGATCGTGTCTACACGCATTCTTATCCTCTACTGGTCTTGCATCCTACTGGGGTAAAGAAGATGGGTGAAATTCACTTGGCAGTTCGATTTACTTGCTCATCGTTAATGAATATGATGCATATGTACTCTCAGCCGCTGTTACCTAAAATGCACTATATTCATCCTTTAACTGTTACTCAGCTGGACAGCTTGAGGCATCAGGCCACTCAAATTGTCTCTATGAGGCTGAGTCGTGCTGAGCCACCTTTGAGGAAAGAGATAGTGGAGTATATGTTAGATGTTGGTTCTCACATGTGGAGTATGAGGAGAAGCAAAGCTAATTTTTTCAGAATTATGGGTGTTTTAGGTGGATTAATTGCTATTGGAAGATGGTTTGATCAAATATGCCATTGGAAAAATCCCATCACAACTGTTCTGATCCATATCTTGTTCTTGATACTGGTTCTATATCCGGAGCTTATACTGCCAACCATTTTCCTTTATCTCTTCTTGATTGGAGTTTGGTACTATAGATGGAGGCCTAGAAACCCTCCCCACATGGATACTCGTCTTTCTTATGCTGATATTGCTCATCCTGATGAACTAGATGAGGAATTTGATACTTTCCCTACTTCACGTCCTCCTGATGTTGTTCGGATGAGGTATGACCGTTTGAGAAGTATTGCTGGAAGGATTCAGACTGTGGTTGGTGATTTGGCTACTCAAGGGGAGAGGCTGCAGTCTTTGTTGAGCTGGAGAGACCCTAGAGCAACCGCGCTGTTTGTTATTTTCTGCTTGATTGCTGCCATTGTGCTCTATGTGACACCCTTCCAAGTTGTGGCACTCTTGACAGGATTTTATGTACTGAGACATCCAAGGTTCCGTCACAAGCTACCATCTGCGCCACTTAATTTCTTCAGAAGACTGCCCGCGAGAACGGATTGTATGCTATGA